One part of the Chryseobacterium sp. 7 genome encodes these proteins:
- the acs gene encoding acetate--CoA ligase produces MNKNERDMRNYLIEDLPQYFEDYKKSIKNPKKFWDKVADQNFVWYQRWSKVVKYDMNEAKITWFKNAKLNITKNCIDRHLTIRGEKTAIIWEPNDPKEEAQHISYNELYTRVNKTANVLRDMGIEKGDRVCIYLPMIPELAVTMLACAKLGAVHSVIFAGFSASAVASRVNDCEAKMVITSDGSYRGNKVLDLKTIVDDAVEKTPTVEKVLVVKRTHNQITMKEGRDYWMADLYEKASPDFVTIIMDSEDPLFILYTSGSTGKPKGMLHTCAGYMVYTAYTFKNVFNYKENDIYWCTADIGWITGHSYILYGPLLNGATTVIFEGVPTYPEPDRFWEVIEKHKITQFYTAPTAIRSLAKESTEWVDKHDLSSLKVIGSVGEPINDEAWHWFNDHVGKKKCPIVDTWWQTETGGIMISPLPFVTPTKPTYATLPLPGVQPVLMDDKRNEITGNQVTGNLCIRFPWPGIARTIWGDHQRYKETYFTAFPGKYFTGDGALRDEVGYYRITGRVDDVIIVSGHNLGTAPIEDSINQHPAVAESAIVGYPHDIKGNALYGYVMLKESGEGRDKENLKKEINQLISDQIGPIAKLDKIQFVSGLPKTRSGKIMRRILRKIAEGDFSNFGDISTLLNPEIVEEIKNERI; encoded by the coding sequence ATCAATAAAAACGAAAGGGATATGAGAAATTACTTAATAGAAGATTTACCACAATATTTTGAAGATTATAAAAAGTCTATCAAAAATCCTAAAAAATTCTGGGATAAGGTAGCAGATCAAAACTTTGTGTGGTACCAAAGATGGAGCAAGGTTGTTAAGTACGATATGAATGAAGCGAAGATTACATGGTTCAAGAACGCAAAACTCAATATTACCAAAAACTGTATCGACAGACACCTTACCATAAGAGGAGAAAAAACAGCAATCATATGGGAACCTAACGATCCAAAAGAAGAAGCACAGCATATTTCTTACAATGAACTGTATACCCGCGTTAATAAAACGGCCAATGTTTTACGCGATATGGGTATTGAAAAAGGAGACAGAGTCTGCATCTATCTTCCCATGATTCCTGAACTGGCAGTTACTATGCTTGCCTGTGCAAAACTGGGAGCTGTACACTCTGTTATTTTTGCAGGATTCTCAGCTTCGGCAGTGGCTTCAAGAGTCAATGACTGTGAGGCAAAAATGGTGATCACTTCAGACGGAAGCTATAGAGGTAATAAAGTTCTGGATCTGAAAACGATTGTAGATGATGCTGTGGAGAAAACTCCAACCGTTGAGAAAGTTCTTGTTGTAAAAAGAACCCACAACCAAATTACTATGAAAGAAGGAAGAGATTACTGGATGGCTGATCTGTATGAGAAAGCTTCTCCTGATTTCGTTACCATAATTATGGATTCTGAAGATCCGCTTTTCATTTTATATACTTCCGGATCTACAGGAAAACCAAAAGGAATGCTTCATACCTGCGCTGGCTATATGGTGTATACCGCCTATACCTTCAAAAATGTCTTTAATTATAAAGAAAATGATATTTATTGGTGTACAGCAGATATCGGATGGATCACCGGACATTCCTACATTCTTTACGGACCATTATTGAATGGAGCTACCACCGTCATTTTTGAGGGAGTTCCTACTTATCCTGAACCAGACCGTTTCTGGGAAGTGATTGAAAAACATAAAATCACTCAGTTTTACACCGCTCCTACTGCCATCCGTTCTTTAGCAAAAGAAAGTACAGAATGGGTAGATAAACATGACCTCAGCTCTCTGAAAGTTATTGGCTCCGTAGGTGAACCTATCAACGATGAAGCATGGCATTGGTTCAATGATCATGTAGGAAAGAAAAAATGCCCGATTGTAGACACCTGGTGGCAGACGGAAACAGGAGGAATTATGATTTCACCATTACCTTTTGTGACACCAACCAAACCAACTTACGCTACCCTTCCACTTCCAGGTGTACAGCCCGTTCTGATGGATGATAAGCGAAATGAAATTACAGGAAATCAGGTTACAGGAAATCTTTGTATCCGCTTTCCATGGCCGGGAATTGCAAGAACCATCTGGGGTGACCACCAAAGATATAAAGAGACTTATTTCACAGCATTCCCAGGGAAATATTTTACAGGAGATGGTGCTTTGAGAGATGAAGTCGGCTATTACAGAATTACGGGTCGTGTAGATGATGTGATCATTGTTTCCGGACACAATCTGGGAACAGCACCAATTGAAGACAGTATCAACCAGCATCCTGCCGTTGCGGAATCTGCTATTGTAGGTTATCCTCACGACATCAAAGGAAATGCACTGTATGGTTATGTAATGCTTAAAGAATCTGGCGAAGGCCGTGATAAAGAAAACCTAAAGAAGGAAATCAACCAGCTTATTTCAGATCAGATTGGACCGATTGCCAAGCTGGATAAGATACAGTTTGTTTCCGGACTGCCAAAAACGCGTTCAGGAAAGATTATGCGTAGAATCCTGAGAAAAATTGCTGAGGGTGACTTCAGTAATTTCGGAGACATCAGTACGCTTTTAAATCCTGAAATTGTAGAGGAGATTAAAAACGAAAGAATCTAA
- a CDS encoding AMP-binding protein produces the protein MKTDTLFKQSIESKEDFWKKQAEEIKWFEFPQQILSKDENDYPQWFSDGKLNMCYLCIDKHIEDGFGDQVAIVYDSPVTNQKKTYTFHQAKEEIAKLAGGLVSLGLKKGDTAVIYMPMIPQTLFAMLACARIGVIHNVVFGGFAPHELVVRIDDCKPKVLITATAGVEIAKRIPYLPLVEKAIELTQDKVDNIIVYNRKLVDNQDEMFDGLIDYEELVEKSSPADCISVESTHPLYLLYTSGTTGKPKGIVRDTGGYATALQFSMTYVYGVEPGETYWAASDFGWAVGHSFSVYGPLINRNTTIIFEGKPIMTPDAGTFWRIISEYKVSVMFTAPTAIRAIKKEDPNGELVKKYDLTHFKKQFLAGERCDVATLDWFAEHIGVPAIDHWWQTESGWPMLGLLTHDENYQIKRASAGKPIPGYDIKIFDENGLELDPHHEGYLVIKLPLPPGAMLGIWKDYERFENSYLSQYKGYYFSGDGAIQDEDGYIFITGRVDDVINVAGHRLSTSEMEEIVSSHPDVAECAVVGIDDDLKGQIPFATVVLKNGSAISETDIEKDIIQMVRNKIGAVAFLKNVMVVKRLPKTRSGKILRKLIRTLLDRKDFQIPSTIDDEKIIDEIQEKIKEYRG, from the coding sequence ATGAAAACAGATACATTATTTAAACAAAGCATAGAAAGCAAAGAAGACTTCTGGAAAAAACAAGCAGAAGAAATCAAATGGTTTGAATTTCCGCAACAGATTCTTTCTAAAGACGAAAATGATTACCCCCAATGGTTTTCGGACGGAAAGCTCAATATGTGCTATTTGTGCATTGACAAACACATTGAAGACGGTTTCGGAGATCAGGTGGCAATTGTTTACGACTCTCCTGTAACCAACCAGAAGAAAACTTACACTTTCCATCAGGCAAAAGAGGAAATTGCAAAACTGGCAGGAGGATTGGTTTCTCTGGGATTAAAAAAAGGAGATACAGCCGTTATTTATATGCCGATGATTCCACAAACACTTTTTGCCATGCTTGCCTGTGCAAGAATCGGAGTCATTCATAATGTTGTTTTTGGAGGATTTGCACCTCATGAACTTGTGGTGAGAATTGACGACTGCAAGCCTAAAGTTCTCATCACAGCCACAGCCGGTGTGGAAATCGCCAAAAGAATTCCATATTTGCCATTGGTAGAAAAAGCAATTGAACTGACACAGGATAAAGTAGACAATATCATCGTATATAACAGAAAGTTAGTCGATAATCAGGATGAGATGTTTGACGGACTTATTGATTATGAGGAGCTAGTAGAAAAATCGTCTCCGGCAGACTGCATTTCTGTGGAATCTACTCATCCGCTTTATTTGCTTTACACTTCGGGAACTACCGGAAAACCCAAAGGTATTGTTCGGGACACCGGAGGTTATGCCACTGCATTACAATTCTCCATGACTTATGTTTATGGTGTAGAGCCAGGAGAAACGTATTGGGCCGCTTCAGACTTTGGATGGGCTGTAGGACACAGTTTTTCTGTGTATGGACCCTTAATCAATAGAAATACAACGATAATTTTTGAAGGAAAACCCATCATGACTCCTGATGCAGGAACTTTCTGGAGAATTATTTCAGAATATAAAGTTTCGGTGATGTTTACAGCACCTACTGCGATCAGAGCCATTAAAAAAGAAGATCCGAACGGAGAGCTGGTAAAAAAATATGATTTAACCCATTTCAAAAAACAGTTTCTGGCGGGTGAAAGATGTGATGTGGCAACTCTGGACTGGTTTGCAGAACATATCGGAGTTCCGGCTATAGACCACTGGTGGCAGACAGAATCCGGCTGGCCAATGCTTGGATTATTGACTCATGATGAAAATTATCAGATTAAAAGAGCATCCGCAGGGAAACCAATTCCAGGATATGACATTAAAATATTTGATGAAAACGGATTGGAACTCGATCCTCATCACGAAGGCTATCTGGTGATCAAACTTCCACTTCCACCCGGCGCTATGCTTGGAATATGGAAAGACTACGAACGTTTTGAAAACAGTTATCTGTCTCAGTACAAAGGATATTATTTTTCAGGAGACGGTGCGATACAGGATGAAGACGGTTATATTTTCATCACAGGAAGAGTGGACGATGTAATTAATGTTGCAGGACACAGACTTTCTACTTCTGAAATGGAGGAAATTGTTTCTTCACATCCTGATGTTGCAGAATGTGCGGTAGTAGGGATTGATGATGATTTAAAGGGTCAGATTCCTTTTGCTACAGTTGTATTGAAGAACGGCTCAGCTATTTCTGAAACAGACATTGAAAAAGATATCATTCAGATGGTCCGCAACAAAATTGGAGCAGTAGCCTTTCTGAAAAATGTAATGGTTGTCAAACGTTTACCTAAAACAAGATCAGGAAAAATTTTAAGAAAGCTGATCAGAACGCTTCTTGACAGGAAGGATTTCCAAATTCCATCGACTATTGATGATGAGAAAATCATTGATGAAATTCAGGAAAAAATCAAGGAATATAGGGGTTAA
- a CDS encoding response regulator transcription factor produces MRKIIIADDEHKILMSLEYSFKKNGYDVYIARDGTEVLEFLKTMVPDVILLDIMMPNLDGYSTLDLIKQDEKLKNTKVIFLSAKNNPRDIEKGLEMGADAYVTKPYSIKKLMQQIEEMF; encoded by the coding sequence ATGAGAAAGATTATCATTGCGGATGACGAACATAAAATATTAATGTCGCTGGAATACAGCTTTAAGAAAAACGGATACGATGTCTATATTGCCCGTGACGGAACAGAGGTACTTGAATTCCTGAAAACAATGGTTCCTGACGTGATCCTTCTCGATATTATGATGCCTAATCTTGATGGGTACAGCACCCTTGACCTTATCAAACAGGATGAAAAACTGAAAAACACCAAAGTCATCTTTCTGAGTGCTAAAAACAATCCCAGAGATATTGAAAAAGGATTGGAAATGGGAGCAGATGCCTACGTCACAAAGCCCTACTCGATTAAGAAACTGATGCAGCAGATTGAGGAGATGTTTTAA
- a CDS encoding ATP-binding protein, giving the protein MSSFALFFVVLFYLALLFLVAYLAEKKRSKIWINNPYIYALSLAVYCTAWTYYGSIGVAATSGLNYLPIYIGPIMIIPAWIYINTRIVRISRVNKISSLADFISLRYGNSRSLSAIITVVCLLAIVPYIGLQIKAISETFHLVTETPMSKDILTDNATFVVVLIALFSSYYGTRYVDASEKRLGIISAIALESFLKLFFIIILGLFVIYYAFDGFSDIYEKASKFEDFKEKNTFNGIEGAMNWMVLCMISATAICILPRQFHTAIVENRQEKHIRTAIWFFPLYLLIFTIFIFPIAWGGRLIFDGQKVNPEFYSILIPQHFDNTLITVLVFLGGLSSCISMIIISAITLSIMLSNNLIIPYGLLGKLKSESEEKNTRSITNIRKFSIFALIIMAFAFYKYFILKTSLDSVGLISFVVIAQLAPAFFGALFWRRGSYKGAVTGLLAGLIICYFGLIIPQYYFSYNQEFKGIIREMYDAFGFFTIPYLGRIPQIFFWSMLVNTSLFTIVSVSSKGNYRERNFAELYVDIDKYIQNHENAFIWRGTAYISDIQNILERFLGKNKTEQALRIFNLKYNIDSKTETADSRFIKFSENLLAGRIGTASAKILIEGVTKEDKISLKEVLNILEESQENISLNKKLTEQSEELQKLSDDLRTANESLIVKDRQKDDFLDSVAHELRTPITAIRSAGEILADDDDIPFDIKQEFLNNIVTESDRLSEIINDILYLDKLQHGEISLHIKENNIIETYKKALNPLLHLIQQKNIHLSEVNLLNQFIFEYDEARMIQLFQNIWGNALKFTEEQGTIQTKLFEKDQELVITIFNTGKHIPEEDLEMIFDKFYQSKNQNILKPTGSGLGLAISKKIVQAHGGSIKAENSGLGVTFTISIPEKTKKEITNEVEHH; this is encoded by the coding sequence ATGAGTAGTTTCGCATTATTTTTTGTAGTTCTGTTTTATCTTGCCCTTCTTTTCTTAGTTGCTTATCTGGCAGAGAAGAAAAGGAGTAAAATATGGATCAACAATCCTTACATCTACGCTTTGTCTCTTGCGGTGTATTGTACTGCGTGGACGTATTATGGAAGCATTGGTGTGGCAGCTACAAGCGGATTAAACTATCTTCCGATTTACATCGGTCCTATTATGATCATTCCGGCATGGATCTACATCAATACCCGGATTGTAAGAATTTCAAGAGTGAATAAAATAAGCAGTCTTGCCGATTTTATTTCATTGAGATACGGTAACAGCAGAAGTCTGAGTGCCATTATCACTGTAGTCTGTCTTCTAGCAATTGTTCCTTATATTGGGCTGCAGATTAAAGCTATTTCTGAAACCTTTCATTTGGTGACGGAAACACCGATGTCTAAAGATATTCTGACTGATAACGCGACTTTTGTAGTCGTTTTAATTGCCTTATTTTCTTCTTATTATGGAACAAGATACGTAGATGCCTCAGAAAAACGTTTGGGAATTATCTCTGCCATTGCACTGGAAAGCTTTTTAAAACTATTTTTTATTATTATTCTTGGACTTTTCGTGATTTATTATGCTTTTGATGGGTTCTCAGATATCTATGAGAAGGCCAGCAAATTCGAAGATTTTAAAGAAAAAAATACATTCAATGGAATTGAAGGTGCTATGAACTGGATGGTTCTGTGTATGATTTCTGCAACAGCAATCTGCATTCTTCCAAGACAATTTCACACCGCAATTGTTGAGAACAGACAGGAAAAGCACATTAGAACAGCCATCTGGTTTTTCCCGCTTTACCTTTTAATCTTTACCATCTTTATTTTCCCGATTGCATGGGGAGGAAGACTGATTTTTGACGGACAAAAAGTAAATCCGGAGTTCTACTCTATTCTCATTCCGCAGCATTTTGACAATACTTTGATCACTGTGCTTGTTTTTCTTGGCGGATTAAGCTCATGTATTTCTATGATCATTATCTCTGCCATTACTTTATCCATCATGCTTTCCAACAACCTCATCATTCCATACGGATTGCTGGGAAAATTAAAGTCTGAAAGTGAAGAAAAAAATACAAGAAGTATTACCAACATCAGAAAATTCAGCATTTTTGCCCTGATCATCATGGCTTTTGCCTTTTATAAATATTTCATTCTGAAGACCTCGCTGGATTCTGTAGGATTGATTTCATTTGTGGTGATTGCACAACTTGCCCCTGCATTTTTCGGCGCTTTGTTCTGGAGAAGAGGAAGTTATAAAGGCGCTGTTACAGGACTTTTAGCTGGATTAATAATCTGTTATTTCGGATTGATTATTCCGCAATATTATTTTTCGTACAATCAGGAATTTAAAGGAATTATCAGGGAAATGTATGACGCTTTCGGCTTTTTCACTATTCCTTATTTAGGAAGAATTCCGCAGATCTTTTTCTGGTCAATGCTCGTAAATACAAGTCTGTTTACCATTGTTTCTGTGAGCTCAAAAGGAAATTACCGCGAAAGAAACTTTGCTGAATTATATGTGGATATAGACAAATACATTCAAAATCATGAAAATGCTTTCATCTGGCGCGGAACGGCTTATATTTCAGATATCCAGAATATTCTGGAACGTTTTTTAGGCAAAAATAAAACAGAACAGGCATTAAGAATTTTTAATTTAAAGTATAATATTGATTCCAAAACTGAAACTGCCGACTCAAGATTTATCAAATTCTCAGAAAATCTTTTAGCCGGAAGAATTGGAACCGCTTCCGCAAAAATATTAATAGAAGGCGTTACCAAAGAAGATAAAATATCTTTAAAAGAGGTTTTGAATATCCTTGAAGAATCACAGGAAAATATCAGTTTAAATAAAAAACTTACCGAACAGTCTGAGGAGCTGCAAAAACTTTCCGATGACTTAAGAACAGCCAATGAAAGCCTGATCGTCAAAGACCGTCAAAAAGACGACTTTCTTGATTCGGTTGCCCATGAGCTGAGAACTCCAATTACAGCCATCCGTTCTGCCGGAGAAATCTTAGCCGATGATGATGATATTCCTTTTGACATCAAACAGGAGTTTTTAAACAACATTGTTACAGAATCTGACCGATTGAGCGAAATTATCAACGATATTCTTTATCTGGACAAATTACAGCACGGCGAAATCTCTCTACACATTAAGGAAAATAATATTATTGAAACGTATAAAAAGGCTTTAAACCCACTTCTTCATCTGATACAGCAGAAAAATATTCATTTAAGTGAAGTTAATCTCCTGAATCAGTTTATCTTTGAATATGATGAAGCGAGAATGATTCAGCTGTTTCAGAATATCTGGGGAAATGCGTTAAAATTTACCGAAGAACAGGGAACCATTCAGACTAAATTATTTGAAAAAGACCAGGAGCTTGTCATTACCATTTTCAATACCGGAAAACATATTCCGGAAGAGGATCTGGAAATGATTTTTGACAAGTTTTACCAGTCGAAAAACCAAAATATTTTAAAGCCTACGGGAAGCGGACTGGGGCTGGCCATTTCCAAAAAAATTGTACAGGCACACGGAGGAAGTATAAAAGCCGAAAACAGCGGACTGGGCGTAACTTTCACCATCAGCATTCCCGAAAAAACTAAAAAAGAGATTACAAATGAAGTTGAACACCATTAA
- a CDS encoding DUF6814 family protein, translating into MNGLKKILGILWIAIAVIVGYFGITVLGIPKIASGKQEDLVFGIIILFVLMPIISGGMAIFGYYALKGEYSDDKI; encoded by the coding sequence ATGAACGGACTAAAAAAAATATTAGGCATTCTCTGGATCGCTATCGCGGTGATTGTAGGATATTTCGGAATTACGGTATTGGGAATCCCTAAAATCGCTTCCGGGAAACAGGAAGATCTGGTTTTTGGCATCATCATTCTTTTTGTACTGATGCCGATTATCTCAGGCGGGATGGCTATCTTCGGTTATTATGCTTTAAAAGGAGAATATTCTGACGATAAAATTTAA
- a CDS encoding MFS transporter: MSENHHETYENMTDRQKNRTIWSVITASSLGTLIEWYDFYIFGSLAVVLATKFFPADNPTAAFLSTLATFAAGFVVRPFGALFFGRLGDIIGRKYTFLVTLLIMGFSTFLIGCIPSYETIGFMAPVLVLILRLLQGLALGGEYGGAATYVAEYAQPHRRGYWTSWIQTTATAGLFISLIVILITKTTLSAEEFDNWGWRVPFWISILMVAVSYIIRKNMKESPLFAKAKSEGKTSKNPLKESFGNKYNFKFVLLALFGAAMGQGVIWYTGQFYAMSFLQKVMNVESAQVDSLMATALFLGTPFFVFFGWLSDKIGRKAVMMTGMLVAILAYRPIYDSMFKSVNLENKTVAANGITEKRTAKIHSDIATDSLVTFHKETLYTDGTLIKKDSIVHWSPAGVVMKDGKAEEAKVSQSLKLSDDTKWYLVFLVFIQVIFVTMVYGPIAAFLVEMFPVRIRYTSMSLPYHIGNGVFGGLLPAVATYLVTTGKEAGHATWYLEGLWYPIGVATVCLVIGLFYLKNKNNNLHD; the protein is encoded by the coding sequence ATGAGCGAAAATCATCACGAAACCTACGAAAATATGACCGACAGGCAGAAGAACCGCACCATCTGGAGCGTGATCACCGCCTCATCTCTCGGAACATTAATAGAATGGTATGACTTCTATATTTTTGGAAGTTTAGCCGTCGTTTTAGCAACCAAATTTTTTCCTGCTGATAATCCTACTGCAGCATTCTTATCTACATTAGCAACATTTGCTGCCGGATTTGTTGTAAGACCTTTCGGAGCATTATTTTTCGGGAGACTGGGAGATATTATCGGGAGAAAATATACTTTCCTTGTTACTTTGCTGATCATGGGATTTTCTACGTTCCTGATTGGATGTATTCCAAGTTATGAAACCATTGGCTTTATGGCTCCGGTTTTAGTCTTAATCCTGAGACTACTTCAGGGACTTGCTTTAGGAGGTGAATACGGAGGTGCTGCCACTTATGTAGCTGAATATGCCCAACCTCATCGCCGTGGATACTGGACTTCATGGATCCAGACTACCGCAACAGCCGGACTTTTCATTTCATTAATCGTTATTTTAATTACCAAGACAACACTTTCTGCGGAAGAATTTGACAATTGGGGATGGAGAGTCCCGTTTTGGATTTCAATTCTAATGGTAGCTGTATCTTACATTATCAGAAAGAATATGAAGGAGTCTCCTCTTTTTGCGAAAGCTAAAAGTGAGGGAAAAACATCCAAAAACCCCTTAAAAGAAAGCTTTGGAAACAAATATAATTTCAAGTTTGTCTTACTGGCTTTATTTGGGGCTGCAATGGGACAAGGGGTTATCTGGTATACAGGACAGTTCTACGCGATGAGTTTTCTTCAAAAAGTAATGAATGTAGAATCTGCACAGGTAGATTCATTGATGGCAACGGCTTTATTTTTAGGAACTCCTTTCTTTGTATTTTTCGGATGGCTGTCTGATAAAATCGGACGAAAAGCAGTGATGATGACCGGAATGCTGGTTGCTATTCTAGCTTACAGACCTATTTACGACAGCATGTTTAAAAGTGTCAACCTTGAAAACAAAACGGTTGCAGCGAATGGAATTACAGAAAAAAGAACGGCAAAAATCCACAGTGATATTGCAACGGACAGTCTGGTTACTTTTCACAAAGAAACTCTTTACACAGATGGAACTTTAATCAAAAAAGACAGTATCGTTCACTGGTCACCTGCAGGAGTTGTCATGAAAGACGGGAAAGCTGAGGAAGCTAAAGTTTCTCAAAGTTTAAAATTAAGTGATGACACCAAATGGTATCTTGTATTCCTTGTATTTATTCAGGTGATATTTGTGACTATGGTATACGGTCCTATTGCTGCTTTCCTTGTTGAAATGTTCCCTGTGAGAATCCGATACACCTCAATGTCATTGCCTTACCACATCGGAAACGGAGTATTTGGAGGGCTTCTTCCGGCAGTAGCAACTTATCTGGTAACCACTGGAAAAGAAGCAGGACATGCGACATGGTATCTGGAAGGACTTTGGTACCCGATTGGAGTTGCCACAGTATGTTTGGTGATCGGATTGTTTTATCTTAAAAATAAGAACAACAATCTTCACGATTAG
- a CDS encoding porin, with the protein MKKLLTFIGLALISSSLYSQGSQDYGNGLKINLNQNGDKFVRFILWDQFWLRNTSMNPGTMVGGEPTDNSWSLGNRRLRALTYAQISKRYMILLHFGINNQTFINGGATGTSGTGGYGNGKKTQLFFHDAWNEYAVILPGEAGKFSLTLGAGLHYYMGLSRMTMASTLNFLTLDSPVFSWPLIDNSDQFARQLGMFAKGKYGKLEYRFSLNKPFATDLIPVNVTDPSKAVAVDNNGNPSFSKAGYVEYQFLDEESNALPFKVGSYLGTKKVFNVGAGFYHQADGTRTSVNSNIEKHDITLFAVDAFADIPLGEAKNKMAVSAYAGYYNYNFGPNYVRNLGTMNIGASDPNFIGNKAIAGPGNLQPTIGTGNIIYAQAGLLLPSQAEKPKIRIQPFAAYTHKSFEAFDKSSSQFDVGANWFIDGHHAKITTQYSTRPVYTSPTENPSSKGEFIVQFQIYL; encoded by the coding sequence ATGAAGAAATTACTTACATTCATTGGATTAGCTTTAATCAGCAGTTCCTTATATTCACAGGGTTCTCAAGATTATGGTAATGGCTTAAAAATAAACCTTAACCAAAACGGAGATAAATTCGTCAGATTTATTTTATGGGACCAGTTTTGGTTAAGAAACACTTCCATGAATCCCGGAACAATGGTAGGTGGTGAACCTACTGACAACTCATGGAGCCTGGGAAACAGACGATTACGCGCTTTAACCTATGCGCAGATTTCTAAAAGATATATGATCCTACTCCATTTTGGGATTAACAATCAGACGTTCATCAATGGTGGCGCTACAGGCACTTCAGGCACAGGAGGTTATGGAAATGGAAAGAAAACGCAGTTATTTTTTCATGATGCGTGGAATGAATATGCAGTTATTTTACCTGGAGAAGCGGGAAAATTCAGTTTAACTTTAGGGGCAGGTTTGCATTATTACATGGGACTTTCCCGTATGACGATGGCTTCTACGCTTAATTTTCTCACATTAGACTCTCCCGTTTTTTCATGGCCATTGATTGACAATTCAGACCAGTTTGCAAGACAGCTGGGAATGTTTGCAAAAGGAAAATACGGAAAACTGGAATATCGTTTCAGTTTAAATAAACCCTTTGCCACAGATCTTATCCCTGTGAATGTAACAGATCCTTCGAAGGCTGTAGCTGTAGACAACAACGGAAATCCAAGCTTTTCAAAAGCAGGATATGTTGAGTATCAATTTCTTGACGAGGAATCCAACGCGCTCCCTTTCAAAGTGGGGTCTTACCTTGGAACGAAAAAAGTCTTCAATGTAGGTGCCGGTTTTTATCATCAGGCTGACGGAACAAGAACTTCCGTTAATTCGAATATTGAAAAACATGACATTACGCTTTTTGCAGTAGATGCTTTTGCAGATATTCCTTTGGGAGAAGCAAAAAACAAAATGGCTGTTTCTGCCTATGCCGGATATTATAACTACAATTTCGGGCCTAACTATGTAAGAAACCTGGGAACTATGAATATTGGAGCTTCTGATCCTAATTTTATCGGCAATAAAGCCATTGCAGGACCAGGAAATCTGCAACCGACTATCGGAACAGGTAATATTATCTATGCACAGGCTGGATTACTGTTACCAAGTCAGGCCGAAAAACCAAAAATCAGAATACAGCCTTTTGCAGCTTATACTCATAAAAGTTTTGAGGCTTTCGATAAATCCTCATCACAGTTTGATGTGGGAGCCAACTGGTTCATAGACGGGCATCATGCTAAAATCACAACGCAATATTCAACAAGACCGGTTTACACGAGTCCTACGGAAAACCCTTCTTCTAAAGGGGAGTTTATTGTGCAGTTTCAAATCTACTTGTAA
- a CDS encoding helix-turn-helix domain-containing protein — MENTCPKCKSIKVVKSGIINEKQRFHCKDCNYYFTVKKLGKQIDDYYVTKALQLYLEGLSYREIERIIGVSHVTISSWIKKYNITRPPHSEFHPVYKILKQNELIEYIAQEENIKNSGIIITQFADKYMLIKWERFKK; from the coding sequence ATGGAAAATACCTGTCCTAAATGCAAAAGTATCAAAGTGGTAAAAAGCGGCATCATTAATGAGAAACAACGCTTCCACTGCAAAGACTGCAACTATTATTTTACCGTTAAAAAACTGGGAAAACAAATTGATGACTATTATGTCACCAAGGCTCTTCAACTCTATCTGGAGGGCTTAAGCTATCGTGAAATTGAAAGAATCATCGGGGTTTCCCACGTTACGATAAGCTCATGGATTAAAAAATATAATATCACCAGACCTCCCCACTCTGAATTCCATCCTGTTTATAAGATATTAAAGCAGAATGAACTTATAGAATACATTGCACAGGAAGAAAACATTAAAAATTCTGGAATTATTATCACTCAATTTGCTGATAAATACATGCTGATTAAGTGGGAAAGATTTAAGAAATAA